The DNA sequence CCCGCGGCGCCGGCAAATGGAAGGCAAGGCCGCCCGCGTGCAATGGACGGCGCCGAAAAAATTGACATCCATTACCCGGTGCAGCACGGAGATATCCGTGTCGCGCAGCAGGCTGCGATGCGCAATGCCGGCGTTGTTGATCAACAGGTCGATCCCGCCGAACTCGGCGATCACGGCTTGCATCGCCTGATGGCAGGCTGCCGGATTCGTGACATCGCAGGCGATGCCGAGCACCTTGCTCTTTTCCGAGGCTCGCAAGTAATTGGCCGCCGATCTTGTCGCATCGCGGTCCAGGTCGAGCAGCGCGACATGCGCTCCTGCCAAGACAAACTTGCGGCACAGCGCAAACCCCAGGCCGCCGGCCCCGCCGGTGACGACGACGACCTTCCCTGCATAGTCGACCGTTTCCATATCAGTCCTTGCCGATCTTGCGCGACTGCAGCCAGTAATCGAACACGGCGGCCGAGGATTTCGCCGGGATGTAGCCGAATTTTTCCTTCAACCGACGGTTGTCGAGGACCGGGCGATAGCGCAGGAAATTGACTTGCTCAGGACCGTACTGGGTCAGGCCCAGCGCCTTCAGGATGCGCAGCGCCCAGGCAATGACCGATGCGGGCAGCGCCACGACGGGCTTGCCGAGCCGTTCGGCAAGCTCATAGATGGACAGGGCGCCGTCCCCGGCCAGGTTGAAGATGCCGCCGTTGCCGGTGTCGATTGCCATGAGAAAGGCACCAACCACATCCTGGTCCCAGATGAACACAAATGGGCTGTCGGAGCCGCGGATGGCAATAAGGCGCGGCTTTTCAAACAAGTCAGTGATCTGGTTGCGCACGGAATCGCCCAGTATGGTGCCGATGCGGAAGATGGTTTGCATCAGCTCGGGGTGCCGCCGGCGGTATTCGGCCAGCATTTCTTCCACCAGCCGCTTATGCCAGGAATAAGCGAATTCCTGGTTGCCCCGGGTGGGATCGGTTTCGGTCAGCCAGGCCGGGTTGTCTGCGTGGTAGCCGTACGCCGCGCCGCTCGAAGAGATGACGATTTGGTGCACGCCCGCGGCCACGCAGGCATCGAGCACTTTGCGGGTGCCTTCGACATCCACGCTGTATTCGAATGCGCGGTTGCTCTTCTTGCCGGGCGTGACGATGGAAGCGAGGTGAACGACCGTATCCACGCGATGTTCGCGCAACACGGCGTCCAGTCCGTCATCGCGGATGTCGGCCTGCAGATAGACCACGCCGGGACGCTGCTGCGCGCCCGGCGTTTCCCGCACATCGGTGGCGATGACGGTGTCAATCCGGCCCGCATCGCGTCGCGCGGCAAGATGCTCGATCAGCTGCCGGCCGAGATAGCCGCCG is a window from the Noviherbaspirillum sp. UKPF54 genome containing:
- a CDS encoding SDR family oxidoreductase encodes the protein METVDYAGKVVVVTGGAGGLGFALCRKFVLAGAHVALLDLDRDATRSAANYLRASEKSKVLGIACDVTNPAACHQAMQAVIAEFGGIDLLINNAGIAHRSLLRDTDISVLHRVMDVNFFGAVHCTRAALPSICRRRGQIAAISSIAGFSPLFGRTGYSASKHALHGFFDSLRSEVEADGVGVSIICPAFIATGIERAALGGDGGPATLPRNAVGSEMSAADMADRIVDALRQRRRLYLPTLLAKAAWWTSRLAPAYFAWQMKRRVASR
- a CDS encoding SDR family oxidoreductase; amino-acid sequence: MNGKSILVTGAGGYLGRQLIEHLAARRDAGRIDTVIATDVRETPGAQQRPGVVYLQADIRDDGLDAVLREHRVDTVVHLASIVTPGKKSNRAFEYSVDVEGTRKVLDACVAAGVHQIVISSSGAAYGYHADNPAWLTETDPTRGNQEFAYSWHKRLVEEMLAEYRRRHPELMQTIFRIGTILGDSVRNQITDLFEKPRLIAIRGSDSPFVFIWDQDVVGAFLMAIDTGNGGIFNLAGDGALSIYELAERLGKPVVALPASVIAWALRILKALGLTQYGPEQVNFLRYRPVLDNRRLKEKFGYIPAKSSAAVFDYWLQSRKIGKD